A stretch of Aureispira sp. CCB-E DNA encodes these proteins:
- a CDS encoding Rpn family recombination-promoting nuclease/putative transposase, protein MTLKDKYINPLTDFGFKKLFGVEPNKELLIDFLNQLLPSIHQIKNLTYTKNEHLGSSEYERKAIFDLYCESESGEKFIVEVQKAKQNFFKDRSVYYSTFPIQEQAKKGDWNFKLAAVYTIGILDFIFDEHKTQNELLHTVKLKDQNGNVFYNKLTYIYIELPKFTKSDNELQSKFDKWLYVFRHLANLQNRPVVLQERIFKKLFEAAEIAKFTPKEKEQYEESLKYYRDLKNVVDSSKEEGIKEGREKGIKEGIKTGIKTGRKEVAKEMKADGFSLEKIARYTGLSIEEIQKL, encoded by the coding sequence ATGACTTTAAAAGATAAATATATAAATCCTCTTACAGATTTTGGTTTCAAAAAACTTTTTGGAGTTGAACCTAATAAAGAGCTTTTAATTGATTTTCTCAATCAATTGCTCCCCTCTATCCATCAGATTAAAAACCTTACTTATACTAAAAATGAGCACTTAGGGAGCAGTGAATATGAAAGAAAAGCCATCTTTGATTTGTATTGTGAGAGTGAATCTGGCGAAAAATTTATTGTAGAAGTGCAAAAAGCTAAACAAAATTTCTTTAAAGATAGATCGGTCTATTACTCTACTTTCCCCATACAGGAACAAGCAAAAAAAGGGGATTGGAATTTTAAATTAGCAGCTGTTTATACAATTGGTATCTTAGACTTTATTTTTGATGAACACAAAACTCAAAATGAGTTATTACATACTGTTAAACTAAAAGATCAAAATGGCAATGTATTTTATAATAAACTAACCTACATCTATATTGAGCTTCCTAAATTCACTAAGTCCGATAACGAGTTGCAATCTAAGTTTGATAAATGGTTGTATGTTTTTAGACATCTAGCCAACCTGCAAAACCGCCCTGTTGTGCTTCAAGAAAGAATTTTTAAAAAACTCTTTGAAGCAGCTGAAATCGCTAAATTTACTCCCAAAGAAAAAGAACAATACGAGGAAAGTTTAAAATATTATCGCGATTTGAAAAATGTTGTTGATTCTTCTAAAGAAGAGGGAATTAAGGAGGGCAGAGAAAAGGGTATTAAAGAAGGAATCAAGACAGGAATCAAGACAGGTAGAAAAGAAGTAGCCAAAGAAATGAAAGCAGATGGTTTTTCCTTAGAAAAAATAGCCCGATATACAGGTCTCTCAATTGAGGAAATCCAAAAACTATAA
- a CDS encoding NAD(P)/FAD-dependent oxidoreductase, protein MVQSYKKKHKLAASYDTIIIGSGIGGLTTAVLLAQKGQKVLVLERHYTAGGFTHIFKRKGYEWDVGIHYVGSMEKESSILKKIFDSITDQQLKWADMGAVYDRIVIGDKTYDYVKGVGNWTEKMIGYFPDEEKAIRAYVDLIFKVSATSRNFFVEKTMSPIWSKLLGWFLRKPYLEYARKSTHDVLGSLTQNQELIKVLAGQYGDYGLPPKQSSFAMHASLVRHYFSGGFFPIGGSSQIVETIAPVLERLGSTILISAEVDQVVIEKNTAVGVRMKDGKVFKAKHIISNAGLYTTYKTLLPAPIVQKHRLQQQLNKVQHSVAHACLYIGLDGSPEELQLPKANYWLYPDKLSHDECVENYLKDHNEPFPVVYISFPAAKDPDWNNRYPGKSTIDIITLVPYETFENWDGKRWKKRGEDYEARKEKIAQRLLEILYKKEPQLKGKVDYYELSSPLTTKHFVNYEKGELYGLEHTPERFEQKFLRPRTPIKNFYLTGQDITTAGIGGAAFAGLLTASTITGDNIAKELMS, encoded by the coding sequence ATGGTTCAGTCTTACAAAAAGAAACACAAACTTGCTGCATCGTACGATACTATCATTATAGGTTCGGGGATAGGTGGTTTAACTACTGCTGTTTTATTAGCTCAGAAAGGTCAAAAGGTCTTGGTGTTGGAGCGTCACTATACAGCAGGTGGTTTTACCCATATTTTCAAGCGCAAAGGTTATGAATGGGATGTTGGAATTCATTATGTGGGTAGTATGGAAAAAGAATCTAGCATTCTCAAAAAAATATTTGACTCTATCACTGACCAACAACTAAAATGGGCAGATATGGGAGCGGTATACGATCGCATTGTCATTGGGGATAAAACTTATGATTACGTCAAAGGTGTTGGTAACTGGACAGAAAAAATGATTGGCTATTTCCCTGACGAAGAAAAAGCAATTCGAGCATACGTAGATTTAATTTTTAAGGTTAGTGCTACCAGTCGCAATTTTTTTGTTGAAAAAACAATGTCTCCAATTTGGAGCAAATTATTGGGATGGTTCTTGCGAAAGCCCTATCTCGAATATGCTAGAAAAAGCACCCATGACGTACTCGGTTCTCTAACCCAAAATCAAGAATTAATCAAAGTATTGGCAGGTCAATATGGAGACTATGGTCTACCGCCCAAACAAAGTAGTTTTGCCATGCATGCCTCTTTGGTCAGACACTATTTTTCAGGGGGCTTTTTTCCTATTGGTGGATCTTCTCAAATTGTAGAAACGATTGCTCCCGTATTAGAACGTTTGGGATCTACTATTCTTATTAGTGCTGAAGTTGACCAAGTAGTTATAGAAAAGAATACGGCTGTTGGTGTTCGAATGAAAGATGGAAAAGTATTCAAAGCAAAACACATTATCAGCAATGCGGGGCTATACACTACTTACAAAACTTTGCTTCCTGCTCCTATCGTGCAAAAACATCGTTTGCAACAACAACTTAACAAAGTACAACATTCTGTAGCTCATGCTTGTCTCTATATTGGTTTAGATGGAAGCCCTGAAGAATTGCAGTTGCCCAAAGCCAACTACTGGCTCTACCCTGACAAACTGAGTCATGATGAATGTGTTGAGAATTATTTAAAGGATCATAACGAGCCTTTTCCTGTTGTTTATATTTCTTTTCCTGCCGCAAAAGATCCTGATTGGAACAATCGCTATCCTGGTAAAAGTACAATTGATATTATCACACTCGTTCCTTATGAAACATTTGAAAATTGGGATGGAAAACGATGGAAAAAACGAGGTGAAGACTATGAAGCACGCAAGGAAAAAATTGCACAACGCCTCTTAGAGATACTATACAAGAAAGAACCTCAACTAAAAGGAAAAGTCGATTACTATGAGTTGTCTAGTCCATTAACAACAAAGCATTTTGTCAATTATGAAAAAGGTGAGTTATATGGTTTGGAACATACTCCAGAACGATTTGAACAAAAGTTTCTACGCCCAAGAACGCCTATCAAAAACTTTTACTTGACAGGGCAAGATATCACTACAGCGGGCATTGGTGGAGCAGCCTTTGCTGGTCTGTTAACTGCTTCTACTATTACTGGTGATAATATTGCAAAAGAATTGATGTCTTGA